From the Garra rufa chromosome 17, GarRuf1.0, whole genome shotgun sequence genome, one window contains:
- the LOC141290051 gene encoding uncharacterized protein, with amino-acid sequence MREKRFLYDVPDTSDSSSEDQNCTTKMPDQPFEVHTSWEDSPVTEIKKTADGRIEDLDLNTDNSAPIKIMNFFHYAQVIYYLITVWWKQEKHERQDVILFVGRFLVRLQASDLYCCPIKKDEEEIHLHDKNLNYAKLKPSKEMAKNYSETIWNYIMGNHDKVKSYALMPQDAITVCAVLFSEVIRYPCMFFHNILMMEHYKSWSEFRFYHPMVTGGSWKHQSKEVPEKVVKREQDNLVLCAKKIMSDEGKRGTLFQVTSPVRRTRTFGEHSH; translated from the coding sequence ATGAGAGAAAAGAGATTTTTGTATGATGTTCCTGATACATCTGATAGCAGTTCAGAAGATCAAAACTGCACCACAAAAATGCCTGATCAACCATTTGAAGTGCATACGTCCTGGGAGGATAGTCCTGTGACAGAAATTAAAAAAACTGCTGATGGGAGAATCGAAGACTTAGATTTAAACACTGACAACAGTGCACCAATCAAGATAATGAATTTTTTCCACTATGCCCAAGTAATTTATTATCTCATCACAGTTTGGTGGAAACAGGAAAAGCATGAAAGGCAGGATGTCATCCTTTTTGTTGGTAGATTCTTAGTACGGTTGCAAGCAAGCGATCTGTACTGTTGTCCAATCAAAAAAGATGAGGAAGAAATACATCTTCACGACAAAAATCTTAATTATGCAAAACTGAAACCATCAAAAGAAATGGCTAAAAACTATTCAGAGACAATTTGGAACTACATCATGGGGAACCATGACAAAGTTAAATCTTATGCATTAATGCCTCAAGACGCCATTACAGTGTGTGCTGTTTTGTTCTCAGAAGTTATTAGGTATCCTTGCATGTTTTTCCACAACATTCTTATGATGGAGCATTATAAGTCATGGAGCGAGTTTCGTTTCTATCATCCCATGGTAACAGGAGGATCATGGAAACATCAGAGCAAAGAAGTTCCAGAAAAAGTTGTAAAGAGAGAACAAGATAACCTTGTATTGTGTGCTAAAAAAATAATGAGCGATGAGGGCAAAAGAGGCACACTATTCCAAGTTACCTCACCAGTTAGAAGAACCAGAACCTTTGGAGAACACTCCCATTAA